The Helianthus annuus cultivar XRQ/B chromosome 16, HanXRQr2.0-SUNRISE, whole genome shotgun sequence genome includes a window with the following:
- the LOC110915440 gene encoding tryptophan aminotransferase-related protein 2 — MGDFVFNLKHVLVVSLAMNMCLIWKISYDEETVANKWSSWEQKLGLCFNGEKHKDHDTILATTSSAAAAPFVRENTAVINLDHGDPTMYENFWKQKGKETTVVTSSWQHISYFSDIKNICWFLERGLMSAITRLHKVVGNAVTEGRHIVVGTGSSQLYQAALYALSPHNASEPINVVSAAPFYSSYPLMTDYLKSGLHKWAGDAKEFNKQEPYIELVTSPNNPDGSTRQDVVKRDKGILIHDLAYYWPQYTPILSPADYDIMLFTVSKSTGHAGSRIGWALVKDREIARKMTTFIEINTIGVSKDSQIRAAKILEAISDSCDHANEKDAETFFDYSYKLMAERWKEIREAVSKTELFSLPDFQQETCSFSGRTFGQLPAFAWLKCEGDVDDCEGFLRKHKILTRGGKHFGASMKYVRVSMLSREKEFKLLTQRLPAIVS, encoded by the exons atgggggattttgtgtttaatttaaaacatgttttggtGGTATCTTTAGCAatgaatatgtgtttgatttGGAAAATAAGTTATGATGAAGAAACAGTAGCAAATAAATGGAGTAGCTGGGAGCAGAAGCTTGGGTTGTGTTTTAATGGTGAGAAACACAAGGACCATGACACCATACTGGCAACGACGTCGTCTGCTGCTGCTGCTCCTTTCGTTAGGGAGAACACTGCTGTAATCAATCTTGACCA TGGCGACCCGACCATGTATGAGAACTTTTGGAAACAAAAGGGCAAAGAAACAACCGTTGTGACTTCCAGTTGGCAACATATAAGCTACTTTTCGGACATAAAAAACATATGCTGGTTTTTGGAGCGCGGGCTCATGAGTGCCATCACGAGGCTGCACAAAGTTGTCGGCAATGCGGTCACAGAGGGTCGACACATTGTAGTGGGAACGGGCTCTTCACAACTTTATCAGGCTGCACTTTATGCACTTTCACCTCATAATGCTTCGGAGCCCATAAACGTCGTGTCTGCTGCTCCATTTTACTCG TCTTACCCGCTGATGACAGACTACTTGAAATCCGGGCTACACAAATGGGCTGGTGACGCAAAGGAGTTTAACAAACAAGAACCTTACATTGAGCTAGTCACATCTCCTAACAACCCTGATGGATCCACAAGACAAGATGTAGTCAAAAGGGATAAAGGAATCTTGATTCATGATCTTGCTTATTATTGGCCACAATACACACCGATTTTATCGCCTGCAGACTACGATATAATGCTCTTTACTGTCTCCAAAAGTACTGGCCATGCTGGTTCCCGAATCGG TTGGGCTCTTGTGAAAGATAGAGAGATTGCTAGAAAAATGACCACATTTATAGAGATCAACACTATTGGTGTATCTAAAGATTCACAAATCCGAGCAGCAAAGATTCTGGAAGCCATATCCGATAGCTGTGATCATGCCAACGAAAAAGATGCGGAAACTTTCTTTGATTATAGCTACAAACTCATGGCAGAGAGATGGAAGGAAATTAGAGAAGCCGTGAGTAAAACCGAGCTTTTCAGTTTGCCAGATTTCCAACAGGAAACATGTTCATTCAGCGGCCGAACTTTTGGGCAGCTTCCTG CATTTGCTTGGTTAAAATGTGAGGGAGACGTGGATGATTGTGAAGGGTTTCTGAGGAAGCATAAGATTTTAACAAGAGGTGGGAAGCACTTTGGGGCTAGCATGAAGTATGTGAGGGTGAGCATGTTAAGTAGAGAAAAAGAATTCAAGCTTTTAACTCAGAGGCTGCCTGCAATTGTCTCTTGA
- the LOC110919066 gene encoding oleosin, with protein sequence MAEHHHQQQHHPINTNTHFHQNNVYSTSKLLAVLTLFPIGGLCFLLSGLILTGTLIGLTIATPVFFIFSPVLLPAILTVGLMVTGFLTSVAFGITALSSLAYIVSYFRRTSGWRRKRRGYTTGYLGQKVKDMGLKTQETDWA encoded by the coding sequence ATGGCGGAgcaccaccaccagcagcagcatcatCCCATAAACACCAACACTCATTTTCATCAAAATAATGTATATTCTACGTCAAAACTCCTAGCAGTCCTGACCCTCTTTCCCATTGGCGGCCTCTGCTTCCTTCTCTCCGGCCTCATTCTCACCGGAACTCTTATCGGACTCACCATCGCCACTCCAGTTTTCTTCATTTTCAGCCCCGTTCTGCTCCCGGCGATACTGACCGTCGGGTTGATGGTCACCGGGTTCTTAACGTCGGTAGCTTTTGGAATCACGGCTCTTTCATCACTAGCCTACATAGTGAGCTACTTCCGGCGGACGAGTGGCTGGAGACGTAAGAGGAGAGGTTATACAACTGGGTATTTGGGCCAGAAGGTGAAAGATATGGGCCTAAAGACCCAAGAAACGGATTGGGCCTGA